The genomic region TAGCGACACTCcggaaattgattagagaaaccttaaaagaaatgaaaagtgaaagagcagcagcctcagtgtTTGCTGCCctaacacctgatctaccagtaccgatgaatgctcaaaatatggacttgatctctaaacagttatttgagacacctaaaatacccccaccagcacctgaagggactgtactgattcaagctcagccaactgtgccatttgaccctaGGGGGTCGGATGAAAAGTAAAAGTGGGACcgagaagcaaaaccaaaagcgaccaaaaacaccaccagaatcgtcagaggacccagagggagagaagccagagaacacaggcgaggaatCTTGGAATGCAGACTCCCCACCTCATGCCCGCCTGCTGCGGCTCCCAaacactctgccaccgctgccttcctctccacctccgatgcctgatttatcttcttgaccacagttgccatcaattaatcctctgcttcacttgtcaacaccatcagtgcatgctatagagcaacaaccaaggaaagaactgggactcgggGACAAGCAACtaagggaactgctgaagaaactgaaagaactggagaccaaggatgggtatacccctgaaaaaaccctagttttttgctccggggatcaccctgaacaacccaggggcactaatccatttttaccCTCTGATCCGTTCCCTAttcctgctcctacttcccttaaccctttaacacccatTGCTCTacctcttccagatccaacatggggaggggagggtgatAGGGGggatagtggggggggggggggtgggagtgtGTATCCAGTAACTAGATGTAAGggaattattcaaaatgctatagttcaaggagaaattgttcccaatatGGGTCCGatggcttttccagtgattgtgggaccaggaggaggaggtcaatgGGTCGCATtagattggaaaatgataaaagaagccaaaggtGCCATTACGCAGTACGGTTTGAAATCGTCATTTGCTCAATCTattttgcaacatctttttactgctcaatTGTTGACgccatatgacacaaaaatgctcacTGATACTCTAACTCCTtctcaacaattgcaatttcatcataaatggcaaatgctgtgtgaaaatgcagctgtgattcctagacagaacaccgatgcattatacagagcgcaagcacaaatgttacttggtgcttgtccttttgtacgtgcagatttgcaggcatggttttaaactgaactgttacaactttcacaagaattggcgtataaagctttgcaacctgtgcatgatcctgcacaagcaaccctcctcttttacaaatattaaacgGGGGAGCAGAGTgatatccaaaatttgtggatcacttatattcaggggtaatatcacatcccgatttgacagaagagatgaaaacaaatttttttatatgtcagcatatgacaatgctaatgaaaaaaactaaacgtgcattaggactactcccaaaaggtgctacagcagcccaattgttagaagcttctgagcaaatgctagaagcagataaagctgcttaaggaccatcattgcaatatggttctcaatattgatgtatatTGTTGTGCATggtgcactggtgtttcatacagagataaaaaaaaaaacttggttgctaattacacttgagttttggtttgggagacTGTACCACTTCATTTGGTTTcaggctgactccaccagattttagtagcaatagcatttcatttttgaatcttctagtggttgttgttaatttttctcatcaATTGGtgagaagtaagaaaaaaaaaccaaaaaaaccaacatagtTATGAGAACGAGTATGCCTTTTTGGAGGCCCAGAGTTGCTGCGGAGagtgggagctgctcctggtacagagagcaccccccctcctgcctccgCAGCTGCTTCTCgcccccctcacacaagggcacaactcaggTACGGCCGGTGAGCATCGTCAGTGTATCtgttacagcagcagcagctgtctctaccccccccccagacactgctgctgctcagaaaatgagccctgctgcagacaccacagcagagaaataaaaaaaaaaaaaaaaaaaagggggggggaggaggagtgtgcctttgctgtttaaaggcttggaattctgcctctaaacaattttattaggcctttttgggcctcaatttggcgaccatggaggaaaccaggactcccCCGTGCTGTGACCCGGaaggaaactgtctggaagaataacaggataatgatgtagccagcagaagttctgtgagaacaggatttgtggccaagatatagccacctgcaagatatctTAATATAGACAAGGGCTCTATATCAAGCAAGTGTGAATTGTTAATagacgacttcactttaaccatattggtgactcTGTGTCGtccttaagcctccgcggattttctaCATGTACCTACTGTACCTAGCAGTCATCAGTTCACTTTTAGTTTTCCTGAGATTCACTGCGTACAAGAAGAGCATTGGAAACCTACAGTAGCGAAGTCGATGGCTCAGACACTGAGGAACACATAATTTATCAAGTAGTCTCTGAATTCTTCCTGCTAGCTCACCACCACAGAAAAGTCTTCAAGATGAAAGAGGTTTGTGCCACTGCAATGCTTGCCAGAATCCATTCATGTTCCGAAGTGCCATTGCTCTCGGGAGAACAGAAAACTTTACACACAACGTGGCTGAAAAATCCTGAAGCAAACAGACAAATTCGTTTacctacagattttttttttttcttgggggggTAGGGGGGGAACAACCCTTGCAACAAGTTAGACCAAGATTAGCACGGGAAGCCCTTGCATTTTCCCACCTGGAACACAACCTTTCTCCCATTCTGTGAAGGCTGCGTATTTAACCATGCATTCAGATCGAAGGGGAAATCTGAGGTGCTTGACCAACCGAGAGGATTCCCCCCTTACGATACAACTGACAAAAAAACACATGACAACGTAATTCTGGGATATTTACTCAGGAATAAATATGGCACACAGCAACACCATCTCAACCCTTCCCTCCCGGCTGCTGAGGTAGCCTAAAGCCCACCATGCCGGCGACCTCCTCGGTCGAGCGCTCGCCCTTGCCGTGGTACTCCTCGTGGAGGGCGGCGTGCTCCCGGACGCTGCGCAGCAAGCAGAGGTAGGTGGCGGCCTGGAAGTGGAGCTCCTGCTGGGCACGGCACAGCTTTTCGCTGGTCACCTGCGAGAGGAGGGAACAAGCCCCGCGGGCTTCACCTTCCACCCAGGCCGCGGGCTGCCGTCGCCATCGCCTCACCTCCGCAGGGAGGACGCAGGCAAGGTTAAGCTAGAGGAGGCGAAGGGGAGCCCCGCGCGTACCCGGTGGGCGCGGAAGGCGGCGAGGATGTGCCGGTATGCCGGCATCTCGCGGTAGGGCCGGTCAGCCCGGCGACCGGCGTGGCGGAGCTCCCGCAGGAGCCCGCGCAAAGTGCGCAGCGGTGGGCCCAGAGCCGCCATCTTCCGCCCGGGCGCCAGCGGAGCACCGCCGGGCGGCCAATGATGAAGCGGACGCCGGCAGACAGATGGGGGCGGGTGGGGGAAGGGGCCGGGAGGAGGCGGAGAGGCTGCGCACGGCTCGGCCCCAGAGGGCCCCCCGAGTGCTGGGCGGAGACATCGCCGCCTCCTACCCACCCCCCGCCCCCGTCATCGGCGGAGGACAAGTGCCGAAGGTCGAACGTCGAGGCGAGGAGATGCCGGAGCCCCTGAGCGCAGCGCGTCCTGCCCCGCCCCGCCCTACTCGTTCCAGGCCGTTGGGTGGCGTTAGGGGGAAGGCGCCGCCGCCTGCCGGGACGCGGCGCGGGTGGGCGGGCTGCTGGCGGATGCTGAGGGACTCCGAGGCGAGGTCAGTGGGAGACACCCGAGAGGGCGGTCCCGCCGCGTGTAAGCCGAGCTGAGCCTTGGCCTCTCCCCTCCATGGACAGCCCACGCGTGTTTCTGAGGCCTGCAGTTGTAAGACGATTGTTAGAGCTCAGGGGGCACACTGAGGAATCTGAAGAGACACAGTACGCGAGGGTTCCAGGCCGGCGCTGTCTGAGCGTTGCGAAGCTTCTACGGTCGGCGGCCATTCCGTAGGTGGTTTtcagatttaaataaataaagggaaaaaaaaaaaaaaaaaaaagcccaccccAGATGGGACTCGAACCCACAATCCCTGGCTTAGGAGGCCAATGCCTTATCCATTAGGCCACTGGGGCTGCCGCGGGAGAACTGGTTCGCATAGGTTGCTTTCTGCTGTCCCCGCCTCTCTCCCTCTGACGCGCAGCTCCGGCTGCTGCCTGGGCCGGGCCTCACCGCGACCGGGCCGCGGGCCGGAAGGCGCTCGGCAGAGAGGGGTAGGAGCTGCGGCCAGGGAGGGGAGGTTGTGAGAGGTATTTGCCTTGCCTGGTAGGCCAGGCCTGGCTGCGCCTGGGATTAACGCCCTCGAAAGGAGAAGAGTGCCCTGCTGTACTACTCggctgctgcttttaaaatgctgctccTTGCTGGCGCTGTTTCTTTCGTATTTGTGGTTGCCTTGAATGAAGAAAGCTGTACCCCCACCCACACCACCCtgcaaaaaaaagccccccaaaacaccaccaccaaacaaaaaaccaaacaacaacaaaataaaaataccccCCCTTCAACCTTCACAACCcaaaaccagtttaaaaaaaaaaaaaagcaaaaagccccAACCAAAACTTTTttacatctttatttttgtgaGAAGCCACAGAGACAGGGTTAATATGTACATTCCTCTTTATTTAATACAGCACAGACACatgacacacacaaaaaaaatacactcaTGAAAAAAGCCTGTCCCAGTTAGAGACAGGGAACAGCTACGCCGAATTGAGTAAGGCTCCTCCTGCAGAACAGGGGTCTGCCGGTGAGGTTGGATCCCAGAGCAAAGTCTGCTGCCAAAAAATCTTTGCACTCCTTTcaggaaaacagtaaaataaaaaggcaagtCCCTCTTGGGAGAGGTGGAGGTGGCATCATCTGCAAGGTAAGCAGGATACAAACCCTATTACTGTGTTTGGGCCAAAGCACTGATAAAATTAGAAATGCTCTCCAGGTATTCTTGCAGAGGGCCAGTAGTACCAACCTCTGAAAACAGCTCAGGGATAGCAAACCTGAGTATCTGGAAGGAGTGAAAACATCAAGTAGTCATACAGAAGAGTTAAAATTAGTCTCCCTGATAGGGCTCTGTGAGCCACAACTGGGAATGTGCAGGGGAACAAACCAGCTTCCCAACTAACATAAGACTGACCATTAAACTGACCAGAACAATATACACATTTGGAACTGATGCAGGCTTTTGTGGCAGcagcttcttccttttcctgctttggtTCAGGATGGAAATCAAGCAGGCACCAGTTCCTCGGGCAAAGAGCCTtacacacttttaaaaaatcaaaatacaaaaaagggAGACAAGTGTATTTACAAAATCCATGGCTGGTACAGTACATCATTTTTAAGACACACTAAATGCTACAATCTTTCAGGTCCTGAGattattaccaaaaaaaaaaaaaaaaaaaaaaaaaaaccaaacccaaaaacaaacaaacaaaaaaacccaaaccaaaaaccaaaaaaacaaacaaaaaaagcgcaaaacccaaaacccaacaactcaaAACTTGCATTCAGGTCCAGTTTTataaggagagagaaaataaatcacatttaaaatacagtatcCCTTGAAGTTATTGTAACATACGTCCCTAAAAATCCAAATGAAAGTGGTACTAACCACAGAATTGTAGCTGCATTTGGTTGTTCAGGCTTGTTGTCACAAGAGGGGAGCACGTTTCACATGGGAGTTTTCTGGAGAGCTCATCAGGTAAGCACACGCCTGTTAAAAATCCTCTCTCTCCATAACTAAGCCCTATGAGTATTAAGAGGAGGAAGGTGACCTTGTACAAATTCATGGTGGATTGAGTAAAGTATCACAGGAATCACCAGCTCAAATAGGTTTGTCACTGTCCATTCTTTTGTTTGAAGAATGCAAAGAATTCTAGCTGTGAGTCAACATTAGTTTATAACAAAACCCTCAGTCAGCTGTTGATTCTAAGCTACCtagagaaaggcaggaaaaacacTCTGTCCATCTGCTTCACAGCCCTTCATTGTCTTGGGGATCACAAGTCAGGTAAGTTTTAAGCTATCTGTATGCAAACTTGCTAAAACATATGTATACTAAAAGTGACACCAGACAAAGGACCCTGAAGCCAAGCCTGTGTCAAGGGGTGGTGTCCACTCCCATCAGGTGTGCGGGCAGGTACTTGGATGCTCTGCCCTTGACCAAGACTCTTCATCAGGCAGAACTAAAGGGACCTGCACCCACACCTTTTTTCGGattaaatattctgaaatattctgcttttgtaTGAGTTTAAGATCACAGATGTCCTTTTATTATAAACATCTGACTTTAAGCTAGAGAATGTCAACATTTCAAGGATTATACATGAAATGCTTCTAACCCTCAGTAAAAGAAGACTACAAGAGACAAACCACGTAACAAGGGTACTAGCTTAACTGCTAAAATATAACACTGCTCAGTAGACTTGGGGGTTAAAAAGTAGtagttaattttgaaaattttttttaacagtagtcaaaaataaaatttctcccTCTATTTCCAGTATGGATCTTGAGAACTATGCAAGAACATGGTACTACTTGCTACATGATGGAATCACCAGCAATAAAACACACACTACAGTTCTCACCTCTGAGCTAAATTGTTATTTGTAGTTACACACAAAAGACTAAAAGATCAGTGAGAAATACCTGGGGATAGCAACTTAGCCTTTATTTAGAGATCCAGCTACCATGTAGCTGAAAATTGCCCTTGTTTAGAAGCAACTTCATTTGAGTGAAAAATGTCATTCACTTCTGATACTGGAAAGAAATCTGGAATGTTTCATTAGTTTCTCCCCATATCCAAtctgtacattaaaaaaaccaaataaacccaAGAACATTGCTGCGGCTTCTTAAACCAATGTTGAGAGATGCATATACTAAAAAACCTCACACACCAAAACCTGTCACAAGAGGTGATTTAAACTTCCATCTAAAAGCAACTTTGTGACACTTGACAATAGGTTTTTGCACCagtggaagtatttttttttaaatacaagctTCTTTCTTCACGTTTGCAAAAAAGACTTCTGCAGTACAGACATTCAGAAAAATACTCCGTTTTCTTTGGGTAAAATGTCAACATGTTAAGAGGGGTAGCTGGGGGAAGGAATGCATGTAACACTGAAACATGTAAATACTTATCTGCATAGTTGATATTAGTGACTACTAATCAAACTAAGGCCTTATCTGGAAAAAGCTGAGAACGCAAAgtttcttccccccttcccagGGTCCTCTGGTGAAATCTTCTAAGTCTCAAAGATGCTCTGGCTGCCTCAGCAGCTActtgatcatagaatcatagaatgggctgggttggaagggacctcagagatcatcaagtccaagtgATTTGGCCCATGATGGTGATACCTCCTTACTGTTTTTTGGTTGactctctccctccctttttctcttggtaCTAGACGCTATCAAACAGAACTATCTGTTGATAAAACATCTGCACAGTGCTgggcaaaaacaaacaagaaaacaacatATCAAACCCCCTTAGTACTGAACATGATAGGAGTCAAACAGCATCCACTGCTTTGGACTAGTTtaccataaagaaaaaaatt from Heliangelus exortis chromosome 1, bHelExo1.hap1, whole genome shotgun sequence harbors:
- the FMC1 gene encoding protein FMC1 homolog, with the translated sequence MAALGPPLRTLRGLLRELRHAGRRADRPYREMPAYRHILAAFRAHRVTSEKLCRAQQELHFQAATYLCLLRSVREHAALHEEYHGKGERSTEEVAGMVGFRLPQQPGGKG